A window of the Hordeum vulgare subsp. vulgare chromosome 5H, MorexV3_pseudomolecules_assembly, whole genome shotgun sequence genome harbors these coding sequences:
- the LOC123451928 gene encoding phytoene synthase 2, chloroplastic-like, whose translation MLSTARAVSAPASAAQQPGRRPASSVILLPPADDGRRAPWPRSVAARAAGSSHPVGCLEAPAPWTGIAPRPPRTHDSALQQAGAMSCAECVRQLVLKQAALAASTAPRKARLAGRDAGVLDAAFDRCGAVCKEYAKTFYLATQLMTPERRRAIWAIYVWCRRTDELVDGPNAAHTSALALDRWESRLDGVFAGRPYDMLDAALADAVAAFPAVDERPFRDMVQGMRMDLAKSRYATFDELYLYCYRVAGTVGLMTVPVMGVSPGSQAGVDTVYAGAVALGVANQLTNILRDVGEDARRGRIYLPQDELAMAGISEADIFAGRVTGEWRSFMKGQIARARDYFQQAEQGAAELNQESRWPVWASLLLYRQILDEIEANGYDNFSKRAYVPKAKKLAALPKAYLRSLMPPPSLDRHR comes from the exons ATGCTCTCCACGGCCCGCGCGGTGAGCGCGCCCGCTAGCGCCGCCCAGCAGCCCGGACGGAGGCCGGCGAGTAGCGtgatcctcctcccgccggccgacGACGGCAGGCGTGCGCCGTGGCCGCGCTCTGTGGCAGCACGCGCCGCCGGCTCGTCCCACCCCGTTGGCTGCCTCGAGGCGCCCGCGCCGTGGACCGGCATCGCGCCACGGCCACCGAGGACGCACGACAGCGCGCTGCAGCAGGCCGGGGCCATGTCGTGCGCGGAGTGCGTGCGCCAGCTCGTGCTCAAGCAGGCGGCGCTCGCGGCCTCGACCGCGCCGAGGAAGGCGCGGCTTGCCGGCCGCGACGCCGGCGTTCTGGACGCGGCCTTCGACCGCTGCGGCGCGGTGTGCAAGGAGTACGCCAAGACGTTCTACCTGGCCACGCAGCTGATGACGCCGGAGCGGAGGCGGGCGATCTGGGCAATATACG TGTGGTGCCGGAGGACGGACGAGCTGGTGGACGGGCCGAACGCGGCGCACACGTCGGCGCTGGCGCTGGACCGGTGGGAGTCGCGCCTCGACGGCGTCTTCGCCGGCAGGCCCTACGACATGCTGGACGCGGCGCTGGCCGACGCCGTGGCCGCCTTCCCGGCCGTCGACGAGCGGCCGTTCCGGGACATGGTCCAGGGGATGCGCATGGACCTCGCCAAGTCCCGCTACGCCACCTTCGACGAGCTCTACCTCTACTGCTACCGCGTGGCCGGCACCGTCGGGCTCATGACCGTCCCCGTCATGGGCGTCTCCCCGGGCTCCCAGGCGGGCGTCGACACGGTGTACGCCGGCGCGGTCGCCCTCGGCGTCGCCAACCAGCTCACCAACATCCTCCGGGACGTCGGCGAGGA TGCGAGGAGGGGCAGGATCTACCTGCCGCAGGACGAGCTGGCCATGGCCGGCATCTCCGAGGCGGACATCTTCGCCGGCCGTGTCACCGGCGAGTGGAGGAGCTTCATGAAGGGCCAGATCGCGAGGGCCAGGGACTACTTCCAGCAGGCCGAGCAAGGCGCGGCCGAGCTCAACCAGGAGAGCCGATGGCCG GTGTGGGCGTCTCTGCTGCTGTACCGGCAGATCCTGGACGAGATCGAGGCCAACGGCTACGACAACTTCAGCAAGCGGGCCTACGTTCCCAAGGCCAAGAAGCTGGCGGCGCTGCCCAAAGCTTACCTAAGATCACTCATGCCTCCTCCTTCTTTGGACAGGCaccgttag